From the Paramormyrops kingsleyae isolate MSU_618 chromosome 7, PKINGS_0.4, whole genome shotgun sequence genome, one window contains:
- the ccdc80l2 gene encoding coiled-coil domain-containing protein 80, with protein MSPSPQTLFLLLLWTHGPVLSAVRHGLPIQEDRLPSEVAGPAPSLSPELAFLVDAVGQNRLWLIVAPSRSDSYLRMMEQQIQDMEAEGLNCRLAARDTVILTIIQNAMMEGTLRRHSSQGTSTEETLDPETVSRLLHHLQVPEQTFCMVILKKSLQESVRFPYPVRVQAVLEAIDQMPLRKLERLTGKAPPVKCKVSKKKGQLKKKVQGRGFSALRGRNLTVVARQRKPLDRKSALRSKVQDILRGQSRFVIRKGSPRPKVLPGPTQQPVGETATRKDSAPWRSEGNMNGNNQGGKGAQKRDGVNSAERSGTERSSAKSTKKGKGKKERKKKKEKGRGRKLEQNATEKERKVLRAYLEKHRERRRLLVIGAPSKEAPQYIQQRSETEKHGCELGLRNVSVVTVLGDATVSLQHCIPEAESCQQQASEESTNQELISQLRGEYALLPETFHVVLTDYDLKPMKGFDSPVTGTVLMDHVDALPSRQAELGRGRTAYRSCPRSQDQDESDKSLLRFVSKRRLLIISAPSEDDYSFQQQLQALDGQACPLGIRHFALLKLVGEGPSASGFVELFPLNGKSQTEVERLSTDSVNGLREQLKISRDYFSMAVVGKGGDVSAWFPTPMWSMASIYDLVDSTELRQQEQKLQVTLGIVCPEDNGGRTEDIGEENYLYSRSED; from the exons TCTTCCTACTCCTGCTCTGGACACATGGCCCAGTTCTATCTGCAGTCCGGCATGGGCTGCCCATCCAGGAAGATCGACTTCCTAGTGAAGTGGCGGGCCCGGCGCCCAGCCTGTCTCCCGAGCTGGCCTTCCTAGTGGACGCGGTGGGTCAGAACCGCCTGTGGCTGATTGTAGCCCCTTCGCGCTCAGACTCCTATTTGCGTATGATGGAGCAGCAGATCCAGGACATGGAGGCGGAGGGCCTGAACTGCCGTCTGGCGGCCAGGGACACAGTCATCCTCACCATCATCCAGAACGCCATGATGGAGGGCACCCTGCGCCGCCACAGCTCCCAGGGCACCTCCACCGAGGAGACTTTGGATCCAGAGACGGTCAGCAGGCTTCTCCACCACCTGCAGGTCCCAGAGCAGACCTTCTGCATGGTCATCCTGAAGAAGAGCCTGCAGGAGAGCGTCCGGTTCCCCTACCCAGTGAGGGTGCAGGCCGTGCTGGAGGCCATCGACCAAATGCCCCTGCGCAAGCTGGAGCGCCTCACTGGCAAGGCGCCTCCGGTCAAGTGCAAGGTCTCCAAGAAAAAGGGGCAACTGAAGAAGAAGGTGCAGGGTCGGGGCTTCAGCGCCCTCCGGGGGAGAAATCTCACCGTGGTGGCTAGACAGCGCAAACCCCTGGACAGGAAATCTGCCCTGAGGAGCAAGGTACAGGACATCCTCAGAGGCCAGTCCCGGTTTGTGATCCGCAAGGGCTCCCCCCGGCCCAAAGTCCTGCCTGGCCCCACCCAGCAGCCGGTCGGCGAGACAGCCACCCGCAAGGACAGTGCCCCCTGGCGTTCGGAGGGCAATATGAATGGCAACAACCAGGGAGGTAAAGGGGCTCAGAAGAGAGATGGGGTGAACTCTGCGGAGCGTTCTGGGACAGAAAGAAGTTCTGCAAAGTCCACAAAAAAAGGCAAAggaaagaaggagaggaagaagaagaaagaaaagGGAAGAGGGAGAAAATTAGAGCAGAATGCaacagagaaagaaagaaaagtgcTGAGGGCATATTTGgagaaacacagagagagaaGGCGGCTTCTG GTGATCGGTGCCCCCAGTAAAGAGGCTCCACAGTACATCCAGCAGAGGTCAGAGACTGAGAAGCATGGCTGTGAGCTGGGTCTGAGGAATGTATCCGTGGTAACGGTCCTGGGTGATGCCACTGTGTCCCTGCAGCACTGTATTCCCG AGGCGGAGTCCTGTCAACAGCAGGCCTCTGAGGAATCCACCAATCAGGAGCTTATCTCGCAGCTGCGCGGGGAGTACGCCTTGCTGCCGGAGACCTTCCACGTGGTGCTAACTGACTATGACCTCAAGCCAATG AAGGGTTTTGACAGCCCGGTGACCGGGACCGTCCTGATGGACCACGTGGATGCCCTCCCGTCAAGACAGGCTGAGCTGGGCAGGGGCAGGACGGCCTACAGGTCCTGCCCCCGCTCCCAGGACCAGGACGAAAGTGACAAGTCTTTGCTGAG GTTTGTGTCTAAGAGGAGGCTTCTGATCATCTCTGCCCCCTCAGAGGATGACTACTCAttccagcagcagctgcaggcccTGGACGGACAGGCCTGCCCTCTGG GAATACGGCATTTTGCGTTGCTAAAGCTGGTTGGTGAAGGACCCTCAGCTTCTGGCTTTGTGGAGCTCTTTCCACTAAACG GGAAAAGCCAGACGGAGGTGGAGCGGCTCTCCACGGATTCGGTGAACGGGCTTCGCGAACAGCTGAAAATCAGCCGGGACtacttcagcatggcagtggTGGGCAAAGGCGGTGATGTGAGCGCTTGGTTTCCCACCCCTATGTGGTCGATGGCCAGCATCTATGACCTTGTGGACTCTACAGAGTTGCGACAGCAGGAACAGAAACTGCAAGTCACCCTGGGAATCGTGTGCCCAGAAGATAATGGTGGCAGAACTGAGGACATCGGTGAAGAGAACTACCTCTACAGCAGGTCAGAAGACTGA